In Deinococcus sp. Marseille-Q6407, a single window of DNA contains:
- a CDS encoding restriction endonuclease subunit S, whose translation MPNNHHEWPTVTFGDVVQEITVHEREPETQGLDRYVGLDHLDPGDPRVRRWGLISEGVTFTKVFRAGQILFGKRRVYQKKMGVPNFDGLCSGDIIVLDTKDKRLSREFLALVVQTEAFFAHAEKTSSGSLSPRTKFRELAKFKFLLPPPEQQRELVELMQGFERAIEAGEGVAEAASKVQDLLLKNLSPRKPNVNTIDELSEHVTSGSRGWAAYYSGEGAHFVRIGDLKRRQLYPDLSETQKILAPNTKEADRTRLLENDILISVTADIGIVNLVPENVGEAYVNQHIAIVRLDRDKANPKFCAYFLRSPEGQKQLQMSNDSGIKAGINLQSIRRLKVNLPSAEKQSESVQRLDCAASLLKEHNAAQSNLRQLRFSILNTALTPSATAEAAAEVPA comes from the coding sequence ATGCCGAATAACCATCACGAATGGCCTACCGTCACCTTCGGGGATGTGGTGCAGGAAATCACCGTCCACGAGCGCGAACCGGAAACTCAGGGTCTTGACAGGTACGTGGGCCTTGACCACCTTGACCCTGGTGACCCTCGCGTGCGGCGTTGGGGCCTGATTTCCGAGGGAGTCACCTTCACCAAAGTCTTTCGGGCGGGTCAAATCCTCTTCGGAAAGCGCCGCGTTTACCAGAAAAAGATGGGCGTCCCCAACTTTGATGGCCTCTGCTCCGGTGACATCATCGTGCTGGATACCAAAGACAAGCGGCTGAGCCGTGAATTTCTGGCGCTGGTAGTGCAAACCGAAGCCTTTTTCGCTCATGCCGAGAAGACTTCCAGCGGTTCACTGTCGCCCAGAACCAAGTTCCGGGAATTGGCAAAGTTTAAGTTCCTCCTGCCCCCGCCAGAGCAGCAGCGTGAACTGGTGGAACTCATGCAAGGCTTTGAACGAGCGATAGAGGCCGGGGAAGGTGTGGCCGAAGCAGCATCCAAAGTGCAAGATCTACTGCTGAAGAACTTGTCTCCGCGAAAACCGAATGTCAATACGATTGATGAACTGAGTGAGCATGTCACAAGTGGCTCACGCGGTTGGGCAGCATACTACTCAGGGGAAGGGGCGCATTTCGTTCGCATTGGCGATTTGAAGCGTAGACAACTTTATCCTGATTTATCAGAGACTCAAAAAATCTTGGCCCCTAATACAAAGGAGGCTGATCGCACACGCTTGTTAGAGAACGACATTTTAATTTCTGTGACTGCCGATATTGGGATAGTCAATTTAGTTCCGGAAAATGTAGGTGAAGCTTACGTAAATCAACACATTGCTATTGTTCGCCTGGATAGAGACAAGGCAAATCCAAAGTTTTGCGCCTATTTTCTCCGCTCGCCGGAAGGGCAAAAGCAGCTTCAAATGTCAAATGATTCAGGCATAAAAGCGGGAATCAATTTACAAAGCATAAGGCGTTTGAAGGTCAACTTGCCAAGTGCAGAAAAACAGTCAGAATCTGTGCAACGCTTGGACTGTGCCGCCTCGCTCCTCAAAGAACACAATGCGGCTCAAAGTAATCTACGTCAACTCCGCTTCTCCATCCTCAACACTGCTCTCACACCCTCGGCCACGGCTGAGGCGGCTGCCGAGGTGCCTGCATGA
- a CDS encoding type I restriction endonuclease subunit R, producing the protein MTFNEGNTPEAMITHTLTHLSAPHARWTFVKATELPRKETDVCVWPWVTEALVRLNPEIAANPALADEVVYKLQAIIQGGGRNLVGANEEFTAWLRGEKSMPFGENHAHVPVRLIDFEDVGNNSLVVTQQYTYRAAAEKRFDHVLLVNGLPLAVGEIKTATRKAVTWADGAKDFMEDYWKTCPGMFVPNVLCFASEGKTFRYSAIGGRHHDWAPWRETTDRTPSPLLEVQKATEGLLNPATLLEMLQDYTIFPVLKGGQKVKVIARYPQVETVEQIVERVVQGRLKRGLIWHFQGSGKSLLMAFAAQKLKTTPELKNPTVIIVVDRTDLNTQIGATFDGAQVPNIVNADSRKELEKLLREDTRQTIITTIHKFGEADGMLNDRSNIIVMVDEAHRTQEGDLGRKMRAALPNAFLFGLTGTPIARKDRNTFAWFGTDEDEGGFLNHYSYQQSIRDGATLPVNFEPRPANLKVDRTAIDASMEALAAEERLSDTDTQELVKRAGRMEHLFKAPKRLQAIADDIVDHFRKKVEPSGFKGQVVMYDREACVRMKLLLDERLGPEASEVVMITQPDDLEKWQGMGLTVTGEQFERWTELDKDPSKLEKLLDRFRDKKDPLKLLIVTSKLLTGFDAPINQVMYLDKPLRDHTLLQAICRTNRLYPGKQNGVVVDYLGVFDDVAKALDFDPASIEDVIQNMEELGKQFPDAMATALGYFDGVDRTQDGFEGLLAAQEKLPTAEERDNFAADYSVVHRLWEILSPSDVLNPYASDYRWLSSVYESLQPPSGIGVLLWHTLGAKTLDLIHQHVSVDHIPDDLETLVLDGDILAILNPDDQKKKGQQITLAIERILRKKSNQAKFEKLGERLERLNERYAQGITGGLAWLKELLELAREVLEVEQEEEVEVIPDGKAALTALFEEHRGENTPEIVGRIVDDIDALVRAARFEGWQATVAGDRDMRKALRKALLKYKLHEDAELFDKAYAYIKQYY; encoded by the coding sequence ATGACCTTCAACGAAGGCAATACCCCCGAAGCCATGATTACCCACACCCTGACCCACCTCAGCGCCCCCCATGCCCGCTGGACGTTCGTAAAGGCCACCGAACTGCCCCGCAAGGAAACGGACGTGTGTGTGTGGCCCTGGGTGACCGAGGCGCTGGTGCGGCTGAACCCCGAAATCGCGGCGAACCCGGCGCTGGCCGATGAGGTGGTGTACAAGTTGCAGGCCATCATTCAGGGCGGCGGGCGCAACCTGGTCGGGGCGAACGAAGAATTTACGGCGTGGCTGCGCGGCGAGAAGTCCATGCCGTTTGGCGAGAACCACGCGCATGTGCCAGTGCGTCTGATTGATTTTGAGGATGTGGGTAACAACAGTCTGGTGGTGACGCAGCAGTACACCTACCGCGCGGCGGCGGAGAAGCGGTTTGACCATGTGCTGCTGGTCAACGGGCTGCCGCTGGCGGTGGGCGAAATCAAGACGGCGACCCGCAAGGCGGTGACCTGGGCCGACGGCGCGAAGGATTTCATGGAGGACTACTGGAAGACCTGCCCGGGCATGTTTGTGCCGAACGTGCTGTGCTTCGCCTCCGAGGGCAAGACCTTCCGTTACTCCGCCATCGGTGGCCGCCACCATGACTGGGCACCCTGGCGCGAGACGACTGACCGTACGCCCAGCCCCCTGCTAGAAGTACAGAAGGCCACCGAAGGTCTGCTGAACCCGGCCACGCTGCTGGAAATGTTGCAGGACTACACCATCTTCCCGGTGCTGAAGGGCGGGCAGAAGGTCAAGGTGATTGCCCGTTATCCGCAGGTGGAGACGGTAGAACAAATCGTGGAGCGCGTGGTGCAGGGCCGCCTGAAACGGGGTCTCATCTGGCATTTTCAGGGTTCAGGCAAGTCGCTGCTGATGGCCTTTGCCGCCCAGAAGCTCAAGACCACGCCGGAACTGAAGAACCCGACGGTCATCATCGTGGTGGACCGCACTGACCTGAACACGCAAATCGGCGCGACCTTCGACGGAGCGCAGGTGCCGAACATCGTCAATGCGGATTCCCGCAAGGAACTGGAAAAGCTGCTGCGTGAGGACACCCGCCAGACCATCATCACCACCATCCACAAGTTTGGCGAGGCGGATGGGATGCTGAATGACCGCAGCAACATCATCGTCATGGTGGACGAGGCCCACCGCACGCAGGAGGGTGACCTGGGGCGCAAGATGCGTGCGGCGCTGCCGAATGCTTTCCTGTTCGGCCTGACCGGAACCCCGATTGCCCGTAAAGACCGCAACACCTTCGCCTGGTTCGGCACCGATGAGGACGAGGGCGGCTTCCTGAACCACTACTCGTATCAGCAGTCCATTCGCGACGGAGCGACCCTGCCAGTGAACTTCGAGCCGCGCCCGGCGAACTTGAAAGTTGACCGCACTGCGATTGATGCCAGCATGGAAGCTCTTGCCGCTGAAGAACGCCTTTCCGATACGGACACACAGGAACTGGTCAAGCGGGCGGGCCGCATGGAGCACCTGTTCAAAGCTCCCAAGAGGTTACAGGCCATCGCCGACGACATCGTCGACCACTTCCGCAAGAAGGTGGAGCCTTCTGGTTTCAAAGGGCAGGTGGTGATGTATGACCGCGAGGCCTGCGTCCGCATGAAGCTGCTGCTCGACGAGCGACTCGGCCCAGAGGCCAGTGAAGTGGTAATGATTACCCAGCCTGACGACCTGGAAAAGTGGCAGGGGATGGGCCTGACTGTCACGGGGGAACAGTTCGAGCGCTGGACGGAACTGGACAAAGACCCGTCAAAGCTGGAAAAACTGCTTGACCGCTTCCGGGATAAGAAAGACCCGCTGAAGCTGCTCATCGTGACCAGCAAACTACTGACGGGCTTCGACGCCCCTATCAACCAAGTGATGTACCTAGACAAGCCCCTGCGCGACCACACGCTGCTTCAGGCCATCTGCCGTACCAACCGCCTGTACCCGGGGAAGCAGAACGGCGTGGTGGTGGATTACCTCGGCGTCTTTGACGATGTTGCCAAAGCACTGGACTTTGACCCAGCCAGCATCGAAGATGTCATCCAGAACATGGAGGAACTCGGCAAGCAGTTCCCTGATGCTATGGCGACCGCGCTGGGCTACTTCGACGGTGTCGACCGCACTCAGGATGGCTTCGAGGGGCTGCTTGCCGCCCAGGAGAAACTGCCCACCGCCGAGGAACGTGACAACTTCGCAGCAGACTACAGCGTGGTTCACCGCCTCTGGGAGATTCTGTCGCCTTCAGACGTGCTGAACCCCTACGCCAGTGACTACCGCTGGCTGTCCAGCGTGTACGAGAGCCTGCAACCGCCCAGCGGCATCGGCGTGTTGCTTTGGCATACCCTCGGCGCGAAGACGCTGGACTTGATTCACCAGCATGTCTCAGTTGACCATATCCCCGATGATCTCGAAACGCTGGTGCTGGACGGGGACATTCTCGCTATCCTCAACCCGGATGACCAGAAGAAGAAGGGCCAGCAGATCACCCTGGCGATAGAGCGCATCCTGCGGAAGAAGAGCAATCAGGCGAAGTTTGAGAAGCTCGGCGAACGTCTGGAACGCCTGAACGAACGCTACGCGCAGGGCATCACGGGTGGCCTGGCCTGGCTCAAGGAACTGCTGGAACTGGCCCGCGAAGTGCTGGAAGTAGAGCAGGAAGAGGAAGTCGAGGTCATCCCTGATGGCAAGGCAGCGCTGACCGCGCTCTTCGAGGAGCACCGGGGCGAGAACACGCCTGAAATCGTGGGACGAATCGTGGATGACATCGATGCGTTAGTACGGGCCGCCCGCTTTGAAGGCTGGCAGGCGACAGTCGCAGGTGACCGCGACATGCGCAAGGCCCTTAGGAAGGCGCTGCTGAAGTACAAGCTCCACGAGGATGCAGAGCTGTTCGACAAGGCTTACGCTTATATCAAGCAGTACTACTAA
- a CDS encoding transposase codes for MYKQASGERTHILSQRILDIPETLYQRRSLEASLHLFHSPGQKTKFSQAEGVSPSALSRFFNIYDWDSDRCWEEMQDTQWRMLLDAARHKRRPRLRLSVDLTTVEKVGTQLPYVSVYNGRHGIHLVVLFAEYGELKFPISYRIYQGKYTSTPVTLALDLLEEVPDFVGKRFQVCVLADSGFESAVFLDGVQRLGFEFVVGVRSNRRTDHPGQVTVADCPHGGYVNLANWSLETLSLGRMDRGDREFFAVSSELLEGDEIVAEGAHRWGVESFFKEGKHQFGLAQFALRTARGLDRWILMVFLAFTLTMLHRSEGMTLKEAARLALYTLFPVVRLNHLLSQLQKEREFLLQHGYSLSYARCNL; via the coding sequence GTGTACAAACAGGCTTCAGGGGAGCGCACCCATATTCTCTCACAGCGGATTCTGGACATTCCAGAGACGCTGTACCAACGGCGAAGCCTGGAGGCTTCGCTGCACCTCTTCCACAGTCCAGGTCAGAAGACCAAGTTCAGCCAGGCAGAGGGAGTCAGCCCCAGTGCACTCAGCCGTTTCTTCAACATCTACGACTGGGATTCAGACCGCTGCTGGGAAGAGATGCAGGACACCCAATGGCGCATGTTGCTGGACGCGGCTCGTCACAAACGCAGACCTCGGTTGCGGCTCAGTGTGGACCTGACCACGGTGGAAAAGGTGGGGACTCAACTGCCCTACGTCAGTGTCTACAACGGTAGGCACGGCATTCATCTGGTGGTCCTGTTCGCCGAGTATGGGGAACTGAAGTTCCCCATTTCTTACCGGATCTACCAGGGCAAGTACACCAGCACTCCCGTCACTCTGGCGCTCGACCTACTGGAAGAGGTGCCAGACTTCGTCGGGAAGCGCTTTCAGGTCTGCGTACTGGCAGACAGTGGATTCGAATCCGCTGTCTTTCTGGACGGTGTGCAGCGCCTGGGTTTTGAGTTCGTGGTGGGTGTGCGGAGCAACCGACGCACGGATCATCCTGGACAGGTGACGGTGGCGGACTGTCCGCATGGGGGGTACGTCAACCTCGCCAACTGGTCTCTGGAAACGCTGTCTCTGGGGAGGATGGACCGTGGGGACCGTGAATTCTTCGCGGTGTCGTCTGAACTGCTGGAGGGGGACGAGATCGTTGCTGAGGGTGCGCATCGCTGGGGGGTGGAATCCTTCTTTAAGGAAGGGAAGCATCAGTTTGGGTTGGCGCAGTTCGCGCTGCGAACTGCCAGGGGTCTGGACCGCTGGATTCTGATGGTCTTTCTAGCCTTCACCCTGACCATGCTGCATCGCTCAGAAGGGATGACCTTGAAAGAGGCGGCACGCCTGGCCCTCTACACCCTGTTCCCCGTAGTCAGGCTCAACCATCTTCTGAGTCAGCTCCAAAAAGAACGAGAATTTCTTCTCCAGCACGGCTATTCGCTCAGCTATGCAAGGTGCAACTTATGA
- a CDS encoding xanthine dehydrogenase family protein molybdopterin-binding subunit has protein sequence MTAEKRLKNIGHDRVRIDGQLKVTGTAPYAFEQPAKNPAYLFPITSTIAKGQIKSIDLSAARAVPGVLTILTHENALRLLAKTDTELYILQSPEVHYWGEYIGAVVAESQEIARHAASLVKVEYEPVDEGGDTLFRSDHPDQYMPLRINTGAPSDTSQGDVDQGMLQAPVTVDEIYSTPYEHHNPMEMHSVIAEWDKEKLDGLLSILGERPHLKIHDASQGVSFS, from the coding sequence ATGACCGCCGAAAAACGCCTGAAAAATATCGGACACGACCGCGTCCGGATTGACGGCCAGCTGAAAGTGACCGGCACGGCCCCTTACGCTTTCGAGCAGCCGGCCAAGAACCCGGCCTACCTCTTTCCAATCACGTCCACCATCGCCAAGGGCCAGATCAAATCCATCGACTTATCGGCGGCCCGCGCCGTACCGGGCGTGCTGACCATCCTGACCCACGAAAACGCACTCCGGCTGCTGGCCAAGACCGATACCGAGCTGTATATCCTCCAGAGCCCGGAAGTGCACTACTGGGGCGAATATATCGGCGCCGTGGTGGCCGAGTCGCAGGAGATTGCCCGCCACGCCGCCTCGCTGGTCAAAGTGGAATATGAGCCGGTGGACGAGGGGGGCGATACCCTGTTCCGCTCGGACCACCCCGATCAGTACATGCCGCTGCGGATCAACACTGGCGCGCCCTCGGATACCAGTCAGGGCGACGTGGACCAGGGCATGCTGCAGGCTCCGGTCACGGTGGACGAGATTTACAGCACCCCCTACGAACACCACAACCCCATGGAGATGCACTCGGTGATTGCCGAGTGGGACAAAGAAAAGCTGGACGGCCTGCTGAGCATACTGGGCGAACGCCCTCACCTGAAGATTCATGACGCCTCGCAGGGAGTGTCGTTCTCATAA
- a CDS encoding FAD binding domain-containing protein — translation MPSFTACRAITPHLDTNLRPGELIVAVEIPPLPVAAHSTYRKARERASYAFALVSVAAALQLEGGNVKEVRLAFGGVSHKPWRAAKAEAALLGQPATRENFRAAIEAELEDAQTGPENAFKVPMLRNTVVSVLEELVENRAAQRRAELGGEA, via the coding sequence TTGCCGAGTTTCACCGCCTGCCGGGCGATTACTCCGCACCTCGACACCAACCTGCGCCCCGGTGAATTGATCGTTGCCGTGGAGATTCCGCCGCTGCCGGTCGCCGCACACTCCACCTACCGCAAGGCCCGCGAGCGGGCGTCCTACGCTTTTGCGTTGGTCTCGGTCGCGGCGGCGCTGCAGCTGGAAGGCGGCAACGTGAAAGAAGTCCGGCTGGCTTTTGGGGGCGTGTCGCACAAGCCCTGGCGTGCCGCCAAAGCTGAAGCGGCGCTGCTGGGCCAGCCCGCCACCCGCGAGAATTTCCGCGCCGCCATCGAAGCGGAGCTGGAAGATGCCCAGACCGGCCCGGAAAACGCCTTCAAAGTGCCGATGCTGCGCAACACGGTCGTGTCGGTTCTGGAGGAACTGGTAGAAAACCGCGCAGCGCAGCGCCGCGCCGAACTGGGAGGAGAAGCATGA
- a CDS encoding FAD binding domain-containing protein codes for MPDAVEKLAPGGAYLAGGTNLVDHLRMGIREVDQLVDITRLDLADISELPDGSLRVGALVKNSRMAAHPLIRQRYPMLAEAILAGASPQIRNMATTGGNLLQRTRCVYFYDQTTPCNKREPGTGCAAIAGFGKYNALFGASEYCVTVHPSDMCVPLAALDAVVVAEGPEGERRIPFAEFHRLPGDYSAPRHQPAPR; via the coding sequence GTGCCGGACGCTGTGGAGAAACTGGCTCCGGGCGGCGCTTACCTGGCCGGCGGCACCAATCTGGTCGACCACCTGCGGATGGGCATCCGCGAGGTTGATCAGTTGGTAGATATCACCCGGCTGGACCTGGCTGATATCAGCGAACTGCCGGACGGCAGCCTGCGGGTCGGGGCACTCGTCAAGAACAGCCGGATGGCCGCTCACCCCCTGATCCGCCAGCGCTACCCCATGCTGGCCGAGGCCATTCTGGCCGGCGCCTCGCCGCAGATTCGCAACATGGCGACCACCGGCGGCAACTTGCTGCAGCGCACCCGCTGCGTGTATTTCTACGACCAGACCACGCCGTGCAACAAGCGCGAGCCCGGCACTGGCTGCGCCGCTATTGCCGGGTTCGGCAAGTACAACGCCCTGTTCGGCGCTTCCGAGTACTGCGTGACGGTTCACCCCTCAGACATGTGTGTGCCGCTGGCCGCGCTGGACGCCGTGGTGGTGGCCGAAGGCCCCGAGGGTGAACGCCGGATTCCCTTTGCCGAGTTTCACCGCCTGCCGGGCGATTACTCCGCACCTCGACACCAACCTGCGCCCCGGTGA
- a CDS encoding 2Fe-2S iron-sulfur cluster-binding protein, which translates to MLDTLRDRLNVMSVKKGCDHGQCGACTVLIDGERVLSCLSLSASCDGSEVVTAEGLGTVDNLHPMQQSFLDQDGFQCGYCTPGQICSAVGMLDELAQGMPSHVTPDVREAPQFTNAEIRERMSGNLCRCGAYVNIVSAIREAGQSARMERLTPLEVGEAAGVKR; encoded by the coding sequence GTGCTGGACACTTTACGCGACCGCCTGAACGTCATGTCGGTCAAAAAGGGCTGTGACCACGGACAGTGCGGCGCCTGTACAGTGTTGATTGACGGCGAAAGGGTGCTGTCGTGCCTGTCGTTGAGCGCCTCCTGTGACGGTTCGGAAGTCGTGACCGCCGAGGGTCTGGGCACTGTGGACAACCTGCACCCGATGCAGCAGTCCTTCCTGGATCAGGACGGGTTTCAGTGTGGGTACTGCACGCCGGGGCAAATCTGCTCGGCAGTGGGGATGCTGGACGAACTGGCCCAGGGCATGCCCAGCCACGTGACCCCGGATGTGCGTGAGGCTCCGCAGTTCACCAACGCGGAAATCCGCGAGCGCATGAGTGGCAACCTCTGCCGCTGTGGCGCTTACGTGAATATCGTCTCGGCCATCCGCGAAGCCGGTCAGTCGGCGCGGATGGAGCGGCTGACCCCGCTGGAAGTCGGTGAAGCGGCTGGGGTGAAGCGGTAA
- a CDS encoding DUF2171 domain-containing protein — MTNTTDRDRITKHMPVLCAEGKQHGVVDHLDGDYIKLIKDDAGQHHWLPLSAVDHVDEHVHLNLNHEQVSQQWLSEDPHPKHRE; from the coding sequence ATGACCAATACCACCGACCGTGACCGGATTACCAAGCATATGCCGGTGCTGTGCGCCGAGGGCAAGCAGCACGGTGTGGTCGACCATCTGGACGGCGACTACATCAAGCTAATCAAGGACGACGCCGGCCAGCATCACTGGTTGCCGCTGAGCGCCGTGGACCACGTGGATGAGCATGTTCACCTGAACCTCAACCACGAGCAGGTCAGCCAGCAGTGGCTCAGTGAAGACCCGCATCCCAAGCACCGCGAATAA
- a CDS encoding HD domain-containing protein: MTSRSSFPLTDRFSQALLLATAWHHGQYRKVGPEETPTLPYISHLLGTAALALEFGASEDEAIAALLHDALEDGPAHTGRDAERLRAELLDRFGLRVTVLVDDATDASPKAGGSKAPWAERKQAYLRRLNDLPASSLLVSATDKLHNARTMLVDVLALAPEQRPGYFERLQQGELGTLQYYRALADAFQETAPRLSDRPRLLQLFSELSRTVTALEAACGLSSDAVRRTPGPLLS, translated from the coding sequence ATGACTTCCCGTTCCAGCTTTCCGCTTACGGACCGCTTCAGCCAGGCGTTACTGCTGGCCACCGCGTGGCACCACGGCCAGTACCGCAAGGTCGGGCCCGAGGAAACCCCCACGCTGCCCTATATCTCTCACCTGCTGGGCACGGCGGCGCTGGCGCTGGAATTCGGTGCCAGCGAAGACGAAGCCATTGCGGCGCTGCTGCACGACGCCCTGGAAGACGGCCCAGCGCATACCGGCCGCGACGCCGAGCGCCTGCGCGCCGAACTGCTGGACCGCTTCGGCCTGCGGGTCACCGTGCTGGTGGACGATGCCACCGACGCTTCGCCCAAAGCTGGAGGAAGCAAGGCGCCCTGGGCCGAACGCAAACAGGCTTATTTGCGGCGGCTGAACGACCTGCCGGCGTCCTCATTACTGGTGAGCGCCACCGACAAACTGCATAACGCCCGCACCATGCTGGTGGATGTGCTGGCCCTGGCGCCCGAGCAGCGCCCCGGCTACTTCGAGCGCTTGCAGCAGGGAGAACTGGGCACCCTGCAGTATTACCGGGCTCTGGCCGACGCTTTTCAGGAAACCGCACCCCGGCTGAGCGACCGCCCCCGCCTGCTGCAACTGTTCAGTGAGCTGAGCCGGACCGTAACGGCCCTGGAAGCCGCCTGCGGCCTGAGCAGCGACGCGGTGCGCCGTACGCCCGGGCCACTGCTCAGCTAA